Genomic segment of Terriglobales bacterium:
AACTCCACATCGTTCGTCGGCCATGGCTATGTTCGGCTTCGTCTATTTGTGGTACCTGATGGCAGTACTGGTATTGGAGATCTGGCTCGATTACCGCAAGGAAATCGTGGAATGGGCGCAGACGAGCAGAGGCTGGAAGCGGCTTGTCTACAAGGTGCTCACGCTGGGATCGAAAAACGTGAGTGAACAAGCGCTGAAGATTGATGACCGGGTGGGATACGCAATTACCCTCATCGGCATACCGTCGGCTTTTCTGTTGCATGGATACGTTGGTTTCATTTTCGGATCCATCAAAGCGAATCCGTGGTGGTCGACACCGCTGATGCCAGTGGTGTTTCTGTTTTCGGCCATGGTGTCAGGGATTGCTGTGGTCATGCTGATCTACATGGCTACCATGCGCATTCGGAAGCAACCGATCGACATGCGGTGTGTAGACGCAATTGCCCAGTACCTGCTGTATACGTTCATCATCGACTTCACGCTGGAAATGGTCGACCTGATCCAAAGGATCTACGAAGCTGACGAGTCTTTCCGAAGTCTCGATTTCATGGTGCGTACTCGACTGTTTACGTCGCAAATCGTTTTGCAGATCATTGTGGGCACCCTTGTTCCGATTGCATTCCTGGGACTGACGCAGTTCGTCCGATTCTCCGAGTCGGTACGGAAACGGATCTATGGGGTTTCCGCGGCGTTGGCACTCGTTGGAATATTCTCGATGCGCTGGAATGTGGTCATTGGCGGGCAGTTGTTCTCGAAGAGTTTTCTTGGATACACGACCTACAAGCTGGACTTAATCTCCCGCGAGGGATTGTTGATTGCGGGAGCGTTGATGATCTTGCCGTTCTTCATTCTCGCGGTGCTAACGAGGATATTGCCGCCTTGGCAAGAGGGAAAAGCGGCAACTGCTTCCGCAGATTAGGTGTCGTTTTCCGAATGAAAAAGGGGCTGCCGAAGCAGCCCCTAGTCACGAGCAAGGCCTGGTTAGAAGGTGAACTTCACGGAGAAGCGTCCCGAGAAACCAGGATTGAAGATGGCGGCCTTCTTGTAGCGGTAGTCAAGCGCGCCAGAACCGAACGCGTTGACCATCGACTGCCAATCAAAGCCCTGATCGAGATTCACGTCCTGGAGGTTAATACCGTAAGAGTCGGAGAGATCCTCACGGTTGTAACGATCCCACGTGAACATGGAGGTCTTCTGGTTGAACAGGTTGAGCATGTTGAACTCGAACCGGAGCGACTTGCCTTCACCCACCTTCACGTTGTGAGCAACGAGGAGATCGGTCTGGCTGAACGTCGGTGTACGGCCAAGATCACCGCGGCCTTCCACGTAGATCGGAATGCCGTTGGATGAGACAACCTGTGTTGTGACGGGTGTGCCGCTCATCACGCGGAAGAATCCGCCGATTTCGGTCCCGAACTTAAACTGTTTGGCGCCGTAGAACTTAAGCACGTGCGGACGGTCCGTGGGCAGGCGACCGAACAGGCCATCGTTGCCGTGGGCGTCGTAAAGTGCTTCGTCAAGGTCGAAGTAACGGTTGGCGTTGCCACCCGAACGGTAAACCTGACCGAAGAAGGTCTGATTTCCGGCGAAGGTGCTGAGTCCCGGAGGACGGATTTCATCCGTGCTCTGGAGACCGGAGTAGTTGCCGTACAGACGGCTGTAGACGTAGCTGATGTTACCCAGCCAGCCACCGCCGAAGCGCTTGTTCAACGACAGTTCCATCGCGTCGTAGTCACGCTGAGCCTTCGGCTGAATGAAGGCGCAGCTACCAGCGACAGTGACGGTGCAGGTGGCGCCGGAAACCGGAGCGTATACATTGGTGCCTTCTCCGGGATTCCCGTAGCGGTACACTTCGTCGCCATTGGCGTCGAGTGCGCCCATGTCTTCAATGGTGCGGACCAGGTGGTTACGAACATACCGTCCGGTGAACACCATGTTGTTGAAGATTTCCCATTCCACGCCGGCGTTGATGGATTCCGTGCTCATCGGCTTCACATTGGGATCGAGATCTTCGAAACCAGGGAGACGACGATCGCGGTACTGGCCGGTGAGTAGGTTGGTACCAGGCATATTTTCGAGGTTGATGTTGTTCACGACGAGAGGATCGATCGTGTCGAGCGTGCGGTAGAACACGTGCCACAGATCGCCACCGAAGGTGCCGCGGGCCAGGTCGTACTTGGTCCAATCGTAGTAACGGCCCCATCCGCCGGAGATCTTCACCTTGCCGTTGCCAAGCAGATCGTAGCTGGCACCGAGGCGAGGAGCAATCTTGTCGCCGAAGCCGAACTGGAACGCGTACTTGGCAATGTCCGGCCGGAACGAGGGAATGGTTTCCTTCTCGAAACGAACGCCAGGATTCACGACCAAGCGGCCGATCTTCCAGGAATCCTGTACATAAATGTGGGTGATATTCGCGCCGGTGGTACCACGAGTCGCGAAGTCTTCCACGATGTAGTAGCCGTAAGCGCCGGTGGTGGTACCAGTGTTGCAACCCGCATAAGTGCAGGCCTGGTTCCAGTAGAGAGTAGTACGGCCCAACGGACCGAGAGCGCTGTCGTTAACGTTGTTAATGTTTTTCTGGGTTCCGACGCCGAACTTGAAGTTGTGCTGCCCGAGGAACCGAGCGACTTGGCTCAGATCGGCCTGCACGTATGCACGAGTGGTTGTGTCATGAAGCACGCGTGCCGCAACAGCGGAAGCCGATCCGGTCGCCCCGGCGAGTTCGGACGGGAAGTTCGGAATGCCCGACGCTTGGTTACCCACGCGAGTTTGCCACAGAGCGTCGACGCCGGTGTCCTTGTAGTTCAAGAAGTAGCGGCCGCCTTTGACACTCAGGAGCGTGGAGTTCGTCAAGGTGAAGTCCAACTGTCCTGTAACGTTGTTCTCCGCCTGACTATAACCAAGGCGATTGTTCTGAACGCTGGCTTCCTTGCTCTGGTTGGTCCTCAAAACTCCAAAGCCGAGAAATGCGGGCAATGCGCCTCTGAGGTATTCCGGAGTGTAGAGGAAGCTGAAGTTCATGCGGATACGCGAGGTGGGATCGAGCGACAGCTTACTGAACCAGTTCTGCTTAGTGAAGCTGCGGTCGAGGTTGCCGTTGGAGAACTGCGCCGGGGCGGTAATGTTTCCGGCGTCGTCGTACGTGGGCGTTACATCGGTGAACTGGTAGTTGTTACGCTGCGCCTGGAAGCGCGGCGAGAACGACGTGTAGAACCACATACGGTTCTTCACGATAGGGCCACCGAAAGAGCCGCCGAGCTCGTGAATATCGAGCTTCTGCTTGGGATCCTGGAAGTACGCAACGTCCTTTGAGCCAATGAAATCAGCCGGAACGTTTGGATCGAGGATCAAACGCTCAGTCGGACCTGCGCTGATCTTATTGCCGGAGAAGAGGTAGTGGAATTCGCCGTGGAAGTCGTTACCACCGGACTTGGTGATAGCGCTGACCACGCCGCCGAGTGCGCCACCGTACTCGGCATCAAGACCAGTCGTCTTAACCTGAACTTCCTGCAGGTAGTCGAACGTAGCGTTCTGGCGGCTGGAACCGTCGATTACGGACGTGGTGGAGACACCGTCGATGTAGTAGTTGTTTTCAGCGGCGGATGCACCGTTAATCTGGAACCCGCCCTCAAGCTGGCCGGTGTTGACGGACGGAGCAAGAACTGCAACGCCCTGGAAGTTGCGTCCCTTGGGGAGACGATCCATTTCTTCCACCGTAACGTTGGTCGCAACCATGTTGGTGCTGGTATCAATGAGGGGAGCCGCTTCGACGACTTCCACCTTCTGATCGACGCCACCAACCTTCAACTGGGCCTGCACGTTAATCGTCCTGCCGACCATGATTGCGACGTCGGGAACTTCATAACGGCTGAAGCCAGTCTTCTGGAAGAGGAGCGAATAGCGTCCCGGTTCCAGGTCGTTAGCATTGAAAGTACCGTCATTACGCGTTTTCGCGCTGAAGGTACGGTTGGTGTCCTTATTGGTGACGGTCACCGTGACATCAGGGACGACGGCACCGCTGGCATCTGTAACCACGCCAGTCACGTTGCCGAAGCGCTCCTGTCCAATCAGCGGCAGGCTGCCTATCACAAGAAACGCGCAAAGCAGTGAAAGCACTACTGCGCATTTCGTTGACGATAAACTCTTCACGTGTGTAACCCCCTAGTTAATTACGTCAGATTTGTGGGACGAACCCACTGGTGAGGCTCTGTGCTACTGGGATTAAGGAAGGCATTCTGCTGGCCAGCATTCAAAAATCGAGGGTAGGTAATGCATTCAATGCTTTACGGAGTTTGTTCGTTTGATGAGCAGGAGTTCTGTATGACTTTCTGGAAAGTGGGACGAAAGTCTATGAATTTTTCAATTTTTGGCCGTATTTTTACGAGGTTGTCGTTCTGTGAAGCGACACAAGTGTCAACGAAGGGATGAATATGCTCGATGCCGTGGCATAACGAACCTGAGACGTGACGTGATGTGAGAAATGGGGGATGAGGAAAATAGAAGTGGCAGTAACATCTGCGTTACCCGCCCACACTAGCTGTACGTTCATCACTCGACATCAAAACAATGGGCGCAAGATGAAGGACATCCGTAGTGTTAAGGCGAAACGAGGTTTCATGGGATGAAGCGATAAATCGGAGGATGAAGCAGGAGAGTAGAGAAACGGCGGACGGTTTCGTCCGCCGTATGGAGCAGATTAGTTCCGAAGCTTGATGCTCAGGTCTTTCAGCTGCGCTTCATTGACCGGGGTAGGAGCATCGACCATCAAGTCCTTAGCCTGGGCTGTCTTCGGGAACGGGATGACCTCACGCAGAGAGTCTCCACCGACGAGGATCATCACAATGCGATCGAGACCGAGGGCAATGCCACCGTGCGGCGGCGTGCCATAAGTGAGTGCCTCGAGGAAGAACCCAAACCGTTGTTCGGCTTCTTCTCTTGTCATGCCCAGTGCCGAGAAGATCTGCGATTGGATATCTTGCCGGTGAATACGGATCGAGCCCGAGCCAAGTTCGGTGCCGTTCAGGACTACGTCATAAGCATTGGCGCGGACTGAGCCCGGATCGCTGGTGAGTTTGTCCATATCCTGTTCATGAGGCGATGTGAACGGATGATGCGCGGCGGCCCAGCGATTGTTTTCGTCGTCGCGTTCAAACATCGGAAAGTCAGTTACCCACAGGAAGTGATACGAACTGGCCTGCTTCCGATCGCCGGCAAATAACTTGTGCCTGTCCGCAAAGCGACGTGCAAGTTCGAGACGGAATTGCCCAGCTGCGGTGTAGACGGCGACGTCGTGCTGTTTGACTTCAGGCTTAATCCCGCCTTCTGATCTGTGTTCCGAAGGTATCGCGCTGCCGGCAACAAGCACAATCAGGTCGCCTTCTTCGGCTCCCGTCGCCTGCTTGATCTTCGCGGTTGCTTCGGGGAAGGACTTTTCAAGCCGTTTGAAGTCTTCGAACAGCTTCGCGTCTTTGCGGTCGCCGAAGAGGGGCTTCAGGTCATCGCGTTCCTTGCGCGAGAGGTCGCCAACTTTCGGAATCCGGATGGCCATCACTGGCTGTCCGTTATTGATCTTTAGCGTGTCGAGGTTTTCAGGCGCAAAGAATTCGCGGACATCTGTCATGGCGGGTAGGCGGAGGTCAGGCTTGTCGGAGCCGTAAAGGCGCATTGCCTGGTCGTAGGTCATCTGCGGAAACGGCGTCGGGATGTCGACTCCCGCAACTTTAAACGCAGCCTTGAGAAAGCCTTCTACGACTTCGAACACACGCGCCTGGGTGGGAAAGCTCATCTCCAAGTCGATCTGTGTGAATTCGGGCTGACGGTCGGCGCGGAGGTCTTCGTCGCGGAAGCAGCGCACGATCTGGAAGTACTTGTCGAAGCCGGAGATCATCAGGATCTGTTTGAACAGCTGAGGCGACTGGGGCAATGCGTAGAACTGTCCCGGATGCACGCGGCTGGGGACCAGGTAGTCGCGAGCACCTTCTGGAGTGCTGCGAGTCATGAATGGTGTCTCAATTTCGAAGAAGCCCTGACTGGAAAGGTAATCACGAATCGCAAGCGCGACCTTGTGCCGCATCTCGATGTTGGCCTGCATCTTTTCGCGGCGCAGATCGATGTAGCGGTATTTCAGACGCATTTCCTCGTTGGGTAACACGGTGTCGCCCGGCTGAAAGGGAAGCTGCTGGGACTCGTTGAGAATCTTGAGTTCGCTCGCGACCAACTCGATCTCGCCGGTGGGCAAGTTCTTGTTCACAGTCTGCGCATCGCGCTTGGTAACCGTGCCGGTTACGGCGACAACGAACTCATTGCGAAGTGTCTCCGCTTTTTCGTGCAGCGCCTGACTGGAGGCATCGAAGACGACCTGTGTGACACCGGTGCGGTCGCGAACGTCAATAAAGATGAGCTGGCCGAGGTCACGGCGTTTATTAACCCATCCCATGATGGTGGCTGTGGTACCTGCGTCAGCGGCGCGGAGTGCTCCGCACATATGAGTACGTTTAGTGTCACCGAGAAAATCGAGTTGCACGGCTGGTTCCTTTGCGGTGATGTGATTAATCAGAATACAGGACGAGGCGCGTGACCGTCAGCAGTCTCGATTACATCGTGGACGCAATCGCATCCGCTTCCTTGCGGGCATTTGCGTCATTGGGGTTCTTGGTCAGTTCGGCGCGAAAGTAGTCCAGAGCTTCGCGGGTGCGTCCCTGCTGCTTCAGCACGAGGCCAAGCATGTAACGCGGGCCAAGCAGGCGGCTGTCGGTGGCGATGGCGCGGCGGAATGCGGCTTCAGCAAAATCAAGGCGCCCGAGATGCATCTCGCATTGTCCGAGGTAGTAGAACGTACCGGCATCGCTGGCGTCGAGCGATGCTGCCCGGCGGAAGAAGTGCGCTGCTTCCGAGTACTTTTCCTCCTGGAACAGCGCGTAAGCCAGATTGTAGTTGGCCCAATAAAAGCTCGGGTTGCGATCGAGTATCCTCGCGTACAGGGCCGTGGCTTGGCGGAGCATTCCACGTCTCTGTGTCTCGTTGGCGAGATTGTTAAGCGCCAGGTTGTTATTCGGCGCGATGTTCACCCCCCGACTGTAGAGAACGAGATTGTCAGCCCAGTAGAGTGACTGCCAAATCGTCAGACAGAGGAAGACGGCCGCGACAGCGGCTGTAACCATCCACAGTGTTCGGGACGACTTCAGCCGCGTAATAGCGATTGCCACCAGCAGGGCAAATCCGATCGAGGGAACGTACAGATAGCGGTCGTGGGCGATCTCTCCATCGAAAAAGAACGTGAAATTCAGCAGTGGTAAAAGCGGCAGGACAAGCAGCACCGAGGCGAAGGCAACAAGGCGGTCGCGCGTCTTCCACCACCAGAAAAACAAACCCGTTGCGGCGACAATCACTGCGAGCAACGGAATCCAGAAATGATGAAGGTCCGGACTGGTGACGTACGGCGTGTCGTAAAAGGCGCTCAGGCCAACTGGGACCACGAGCATCTTCAGATAGAACCAAAGCACCGACGGGATCGTGAGCAGGTTGACGCGCAGACTTAACTCATGGAGTGGATGAGATAGTCCATTAAGCGCAACGTAGCGCAATCCGAGATACGCCATCGTGACGGCAACGTAAGGGAATGTCGGAACCAGGGACGTCCAGAAGCGCGCTGCGATGGTCGGACGGTCTTCGCGTGGGTTAAGCCAGCAATAGGCGAAGATCAGCGGCAGCATCAAGACAGATGTTTCTTTCGAGAAAATGGCGAGCGCAAATAGCAGCAGTGACCAAGCGCGCGCATTGTTCTTGCCTTCCCGCCAATTGAGGAAACCGAGAAACGCCCCAAGCAACAGAACCGCGAACAGGGATTCGGTGACTCCGGAGACCCACGCAACGGCTTCAATGTGCGCCGGATGAAGCCCGAAGACGAGGGCGGCGATGAAGGCGATATCTTCGCGGGAACTCAACCGGCGCGCCAGGCGAAAAACCATGAACGTAGCGAGCAAGTGGAACAAGACAGTCGTGAGATGCCAGCCGAGCGGATGAAACTCGAAGAGCGCATGGTTGATGCGCATCCACAGCATAAATATAGGCCGATAGTAATTTCCGACTGCATTCGGATTGATATGCGCCCAAACCTGCATGTTGAAGTAATAGGGCACATACTTCCAATGCTCGATCAGTTGATTTCCGACGATCTGAGCTTCGTCGTCGTACACGAACTGAAATTGCAGGGTGCTGACGTAAGCAAGAAACGTCAGCCCGAGTACCGCGATGAGCGGAGTTGCGGGCGGAAGGCGGCGGACCTTGGGTTCGGAGTTCAGAATGCTAGCTATTGTAGCT
This window contains:
- the aspS gene encoding aspartate--tRNA ligase, whose protein sequence is MQLDFLGDTKRTHMCGALRAADAGTTATIMGWVNKRRDLGQLIFIDVRDRTGVTQVVFDASSQALHEKAETLRNEFVVAVTGTVTKRDAQTVNKNLPTGEIELVASELKILNESQQLPFQPGDTVLPNEEMRLKYRYIDLRREKMQANIEMRHKVALAIRDYLSSQGFFEIETPFMTRSTPEGARDYLVPSRVHPGQFYALPQSPQLFKQILMISGFDKYFQIVRCFRDEDLRADRQPEFTQIDLEMSFPTQARVFEVVEGFLKAAFKVAGVDIPTPFPQMTYDQAMRLYGSDKPDLRLPAMTDVREFFAPENLDTLKINNGQPVMAIRIPKVGDLSRKERDDLKPLFGDRKDAKLFEDFKRLEKSFPEATAKIKQATGAEEGDLIVLVAGSAIPSEHRSEGGIKPEVKQHDVAVYTAAGQFRLELARRFADRHKLFAGDRKQASSYHFLWVTDFPMFERDDENNRWAAAHHPFTSPHEQDMDKLTSDPGSVRANAYDVVLNGTELGSGSIRIHRQDIQSQIFSALGMTREEAEQRFGFFLEALTYGTPPHGGIALGLDRIVMILVGGDSLREVIPFPKTAQAKDLMVDAPTPVNEAQLKDLSIKLRN
- a CDS encoding TonB-dependent receptor → MLSLLCAFLVIGSLPLIGQERFGNVTGVVTDASGAVVPDVTVTVTNKDTNRTFSAKTRNDGTFNANDLEPGRYSLLFQKTGFSRYEVPDVAIMVGRTINVQAQLKVGGVDQKVEVVEAAPLIDTSTNMVATNVTVEEMDRLPKGRNFQGVAVLAPSVNTGQLEGGFQINGASAAENNYYIDGVSTTSVIDGSSRQNATFDYLQEVQVKTTGLDAEYGGALGGVVSAITKSGGNDFHGEFHYLFSGNKISAGPTERLILDPNVPADFIGSKDVAYFQDPKQKLDIHELGGSFGGPIVKNRMWFYTSFSPRFQAQRNNYQFTDVTPTYDDAGNITAPAQFSNGNLDRSFTKQNWFSKLSLDPTSRIRMNFSFLYTPEYLRGALPAFLGFGVLRTNQSKEASVQNNRLGYSQAENNVTGQLDFTLTNSTLLSVKGGRYFLNYKDTGVDALWQTRVGNQASGIPNFPSELAGATGSASAVAARVLHDTTTRAYVQADLSQVARFLGQHNFKFGVGTQKNINNVNDSALGPLGRTTLYWNQACTYAGCNTGTTTGAYGYYIVEDFATRGTTGANITHIYVQDSWKIGRLVVNPGVRFEKETIPSFRPDIAKYAFQFGFGDKIAPRLGASYDLLGNGKVKISGGWGRYYDWTKYDLARGTFGGDLWHVFYRTLDTIDPLVVNNINLENMPGTNLLTGQYRDRRLPGFEDLDPNVKPMSTESINAGVEWEIFNNMVFTGRYVRNHLVRTIEDMGALDANGDEVYRYGNPGEGTNVYAPVSGATCTVTVAGSCAFIQPKAQRDYDAMELSLNKRFGGGWLGNISYVYSRLYGNYSGLQSTDEIRPPGLSTFAGNQTFFGQVYRSGGNANRYFDLDEALYDAHGNDGLFGRLPTDRPHVLKFYGAKQFKFGTEIGGFFRVMSGTPVTTQVVSSNGIPIYVEGRGDLGRTPTFSQTDLLVAHNVKVGEGKSLRFEFNMLNLFNQKTSMFTWDRYNREDLSDSYGINLQDVNLDQGFDWQSMVNAFGSGALDYRYKKAAIFNPGFSGRFSVKFTF
- a CDS encoding tetratricopeptide repeat protein; its protein translation is MYDDEAQIVGNQLIEHWKYVPYYFNMQVWAHINPNAVGNYYRPIFMLWMRINHALFEFHPLGWHLTTVLFHLLATFMVFRLARRLSSREDIAFIAALVFGLHPAHIEAVAWVSGVTESLFAVLLLGAFLGFLNWREGKNNARAWSLLLFALAIFSKETSVLMLPLIFAYCWLNPREDRPTIAARFWTSLVPTFPYVAVTMAYLGLRYVALNGLSHPLHELSLRVNLLTIPSVLWFYLKMLVVPVGLSAFYDTPYVTSPDLHHFWIPLLAVIVAATGLFFWWWKTRDRLVAFASVLLVLPLLPLLNFTFFFDGEIAHDRYLYVPSIGFALLVAIAITRLKSSRTLWMVTAAVAAVFLCLTIWQSLYWADNLVLYSRGVNIAPNNNLALNNLANETQRRGMLRQATALYARILDRNPSFYWANYNLAYALFQEEKYSEAAHFFRRAASLDASDAGTFYYLGQCEMHLGRLDFAEAAFRRAIATDSRLLGPRYMLGLVLKQQGRTREALDYFRAELTKNPNDANARKEADAIASTM
- the nrfD gene encoding NrfD/PsrC family molybdoenzyme membrane anchor subunit, with the translated sequence MGFDGFMYPNEIELQWSVLIVVYPFVTGLVAGAFILASLERVFHVEAVKPTYRLALLTALSFLLVAPLPLQLHLGRPERSFEMYLTPHRSSAMAMFGFVYLWYLMAVLVLEIWLDYRKEIVEWAQTSRGWKRLVYKVLTLGSKNVSEQALKIDDRVGYAITLIGIPSAFLLHGYVGFIFGSIKANPWWSTPLMPVVFLFSAMVSGIAVVMLIYMATMRIRKQPIDMRCVDAIAQYLLYTFIIDFTLEMVDLIQRIYEADESFRSLDFMVRTRLFTSQIVLQIIVGTLVPIAFLGLTQFVRFSESVRKRIYGVSAALALVGIFSMRWNVVIGGQLFSKSFLGYTTYKLDLISREGLLIAGALMILPFFILAVLTRILPPWQEGKAATASAD